In the genome of Bacillus thuringiensis, the window ACGAATAAATATACTACTAGTTATGATATAAAGAATTGTTAATCCAATTGAAATAACAATAAAATAAGGGATATCTATTAAAGATACATCATTTGTAAATAACAATCCTTTTATCCCTACTTCTCCATACAGCACACTATTTGTTGAAAGGAAAAGCGACCCACCAATCATGAGACCAATCCATTGAAATCTTTGCTTAAAAATTACTACTACTTGAAAGAAACATGCTATCGTAACATAAAATAAAAATTGTAAAATAAACTGTTGTATTAATTGCTCTCCAAAGTTAACATTTACTAAGTTATATTTTATATCTTGTAAAAACAGTATTTGAAGGAATGAAAACAATGCGGATTGCAACACAATATAACAAATCGCTCCGATAAAATATTGTATTCTCGTTATACCAAATGAAACTGCTAAACGAAATAAATCATCTTGAACAATGAAAACACTCCCTACTATAAAAATCATAATTGCAATTGAAGGATTATTGATAATTTCGGGTAAATAACCAACTTTCGCTTCATTTAAATGAGCAGCATATAAAGCTCCTTTTATTAATAAAGCTACAATCCAAAATATTAAAATTGCTTTATAATGAAAATTTATATGTAACCTCAATTGTTTCATTAACATCGTCATTCCACTTCACCACCAGTCATGTGAATAAATAGTTTTTGTAATGTAATTCTATCAATTACTAAACCTTCTTTTTCAAGAGAGTAACAATCTTCATTAGAAAGCTCTTCCCATATAACAGCAATACCTTTATTCCCATAAATTTCTTTATTTATAACTTTTTTATTAATCAAGAACTCCTCCACTTTACCTTTTTGCCCTGAAATAATATGACCTTGTTGCAATAAATCTTCCACTGTTGATTGAACAACAAGTGCACCTTCTTTTATGATAATTACTTCTTCAATAACATGGGTTACTTCTTCTACCAGATGTGTTGATAATATAATTGTTCTGGGATACTCCCCGTAATCTTCTAGTAGTAAACTATAAAATAACTCACGATGTGCTGCGTCTAATCCTGTAGTTGGTTCATCAAAAATAGTAATTGTCGCTCTGCTTGCTAACCCTTTAATAATTCCTACAACTGTTTGCATGCCATGAGATAGTTTATGGTATTTCTCTGTTATATTAAGCTGAAATTTACCCGCCAGTTCTTCTGCAAACTTCTGATCCCAATTTTTATAAAACATGTTACATATCTTAAAAATTTCTTTTACTCTATAACTTAAATGAGACTCTTCTTTTACTCTAACGAAACAAATATTTTGCATTGCTTTACTATTTTCAAATACATTTTCACCAAATACAGTTACGCTTCCACTACTTGAAGTAATTTGTCCTGCTAGTAAATTTAATAAAGTCGTTTTCCCTGCTCCGTTCCTTCCAAGCAAACCATATATTTTATGCTCTTCCAATGAAATCGTTACTTCATTTACAGCTATTTTCTTTTTATATTTTTTCGTTACATCTTTCGTTTCAAGTGCAATCATTCCTCTTTCCCCTCCTTCGTAATCTTTTGAATCATATCCATCAATTCATCTTTTGATATTTCTAGTACTTTCGCTTCTTCCCACACTTTAGGTAAATATTCAGTCATAAAATTATTTTGTCTTTTTTTAAGTACAACTTCTTTTGCTCCTTTTGCAACAAACATCCCGATCCCTCTCTTTTTATATAAAATCCCCTCATCCACTAATACATTCACCCCTTTAGCTGCAGTAGCCGGATTTATTTGTAACATCTTCGCAAATTGATTTGTCGATGGAACTTGTTCTTCTTCAAGCAATATGTCTTTTAAAATATCAGATTCAATCGTTTCTGCAATTTGTATGTATATTAATTTATTTTGTTCTAGAGTCGGCTTCACATTTTCACCACCTTAGGTTCATAGGTTCATTACTTATGTAATTAACCATATCACATAGAATTATTTTTTTCCATAAATTTCTTTTACAAAAAAAGAGAGTCATTCAATTAAGAATGTCTCTCTTTCTAAAAATTCGAAGTTTCAACTCTTGTTCTCAAATTCTTTTCATTTATACCATTTTGACAAAAATTAAACTGTTGTCCCTCAATACATTTTGTACGATCTACTACTTGCCCTAAATGATAGCTTGTATGCTCAACTAAATGTAATAGACTTTGAAGATCAATATGCCTTTTTTCTTCCCAGACCTGTATATATGCTTTGCCCCACTCATCAAATATTTCTTCAACAGTTTTTAACAAAGCTTCAGAGCTTATTTGTTTCACTGGAAAATATTCTTCAATTCCATTTTCAAAAACTATATTTGGATCCTTATAACGCCTTGTATTTCTCTATAAATGTTCACAAATATGTAGTACGATTCCACCAATTGAATTAACAGAGGTCTCTTGTTTCCACAAATCTTCTTCACTAACGAGCCTAATTGCCTGTACTAATTTAGGTAAATAATGATCCTGCATTCTATGATAAGAAATTTTGTATACTAACTCCATCTTCTCCCCTCCATTATTTCAACTGGCTCACTGGATATTTAGCAAATAAAGATTTCCGAAAATCTTTATCTTCCACAAGCATTTTAATTTTTTCTTCATTGCCGTTAAAAAACTTTATAACTTTATTTTTATCCCATATATCTTTTTCTTTGGGAAAATCATCGAATTCCCTATGCAAAATTGATAACATTTCTTCCCTCGTTATCTTAAAGTTTTTATTTTCTATTTGAAACTCATAAGCTTTTGCGTTTGGTACTAAAATTACTAGATAGGTAGCATTAAAGAGAAAATTCTTCTTCATCGTATCTTTCTCATCAAACCAATACGTCTCAATCATTTCTTCTGTAAGAGCCCCACTCTCTTTTGCACCATAGTTCACTTTTATATTTTCATTTTCTAAACTTATACTTTGAACTGTTCCACCACCGGGTAAATGATTAATAATTGCAACCACATCTGAATTATTACCAACGTATGTCCCAGTATATTTCTTAAAATCATCTGACCTAACATCATATATATCTTTTATTCTTTCTCCGTTAGAACAAGCCGTAATGAATAAAAAAATTGTTAGCATAACGATCATGTTATGATGCATATATTTCATTTAGCATCCCCCATTTTTATCGATATTTCGTTAATTACAATATTTACTTTCAAATCCCTTTTAAATATACGCATTTTAATCAAAATTAAAAATTTTCATTTTTTATGTTTACAATTATCCATTAATTGTATATACTTACTAACGTAAGAAAAAAATTCTAAAAGGAGGTCGAAGGAAATGATGAAATTACAATTACATGCATTAACTTTAGCGTTAACTGCA includes:
- a CDS encoding DUF4052 domain-containing protein; translated protein: MTMLMKQLRLHINFHYKAILIFWIVALLIKGALYAAHLNEAKVGYLPEIINNPSIAIMIFIVGSVFIVQDDLFRLAVSFGITRIQYFIGAICYIVLQSALFSFLQILFLQDIKYNLVNVNFGEQLIQQFILQFLFYVTIACFFQVVVIFKQRFQWIGLMIGGSLFLSTNSVLYGEVGIKGLLFTNDVSLIDIPYFIVISIGLTILYIITSSIFIRKVSFERTV
- a CDS encoding ATP-binding cassette domain-containing protein, which produces MIALETKDVTKKYKKKIAVNEVTISLEEHKIYGLLGRNGAGKTTLLNLLAGQITSSSGSVTVFGENVFENSKAMQNICFVRVKEESHLSYRVKEIFKICNMFYKNWDQKFAEELAGKFQLNITEKYHKLSHGMQTVVGIIKGLASRATITIFDEPTTGLDAAHRELFYSLLLEDYGEYPRTIILSTHLVEEVTHVIEEVIIIKEGALVVQSTVEDLLQQGHIISGQKGKVEEFLINKKVINKEIYGNKGIAVIWEELSNEDCYSLEKEGLVIDRITLQKLFIHMTGGEVE
- a CDS encoding DUF4825 domain-containing protein encodes the protein MKYMHHNMIVMLTIFLFITACSNGERIKDIYDVRSDDFKKYTGTYVGNNSDVVAIINHLPGGGTVQSISLENENIKVNYGAKESGALTEEMIETYWFDEKDTMKKNFLFNATYLVILVPNAKAYEFQIENKNFKITREEMLSILHREFDDFPKEKDIWDKNKVIKFFNGNEEKIKMLVEDKDFRKSLFAKYPVSQLK
- a CDS encoding GntR family transcriptional regulator, whose translation is MKPTLEQNKLIYIQIAETIESDILKDILLEEEQVPSTNQFAKMLQINPATAAKGVNVLVDEGILYKKRGIGMFVAKGAKEVVLKKRQNNFMTEYLPKVWEEAKVLEISKDELMDMIQKITKEGKEE